Part of the Vicinamibacteria bacterium genome, CTCGTCGTTCGACGGATGACGTCGCGAGTCTGGCTGCAGGCTCCTCGATTACCGACGCTCTGGCGAGCGTACCAGGGTTGCGGAGACGGCTCGGCTGGCTCGTGGTGGGGGCCGCTCTGGCGATCGGCGTGACGATACTGACCGGGCTCTTCTTCTTCACGGTCTATGCGGCCTATCCGCAGAGCGTTCAAGGGAGGATCATCGAGTTCCTGGGACGCACCTGCACCGAACGTCTCACGCCCGAGGCTCACCATCGAGGTCGCGAGTTGGCCGTCGCCTTCGACGTCCTGGCCAGTTCCAACGAGAACGGGGCGCTAGCCCCTTCACAACTGGGAAAAGTGATCGTCGCCTGCGCGCGCGTGAGCGCGGACCAAGAACTTCACGATCCCGAGGTCGATGAGTTGCTCGCAGTCATTCGAGAGGCGGCCGGCCTGACCGACGCCCCACGGCGACTCTAGTCAGCAGGCTGATGAAACCAAGGACGCGCCTTCGGTGATACACTTTCTCGTCGTTGACGCGCTGAACTTGATTCGGCGGATCTACGCCGCGACACCCGACGACGATGCGTCTGCTCACTTCGATTCCGCCCTCGACGCTTGTCGGCAGTCCCTCGGCCGTGCTCTGAAGGAGTTTACGCCGAGCCACGCGGTGGCGGTATTCGACGGGGAAGGCCCGACGTGGCGCCATGAGCGCTACGACGAGTACAAGGCGGGCCGAAAGCCAATGCCGGAGCCGCTTCGTTCCGGCCTTACCCGCTACCGCTCGGCTTTCTCCGAGCTCGGGGTCGCCTCGGTCGACAAGCCGTGTATCGAGGCGGACGACGTCATGGCCACGCTCGCTGAGAAGATCGCAGCTCACCAGGGACAGGCGACGATCCTCTCGACCGACACCGCGTTCTGCCAGCTCGTCTCGGACCGAATCCGCGTGTGGGACCATTTCAATCGCCGGCCACTAGACGCCGGTTACATCGCGAAGAAGTTTCTCGTACGCCCGGAGCAGCTCGTCGATCTGTGGGCCCTCGCAGGAAGCAGCACGACGCACATTCCCGGTGTGCCCGGCGTCGGCATCAAGACCGCGGCGAGGCTCGTCACCGAACATGGTGATTTGGACCGCGTCCTCGGGGCGGCGCCAAGGATCGGTGGAAGACTCGGCCAGAATCTGCGAGAACATGCCGATCGGGCGCGTCTTTCGCGAGAGCTCGCCCGGCTTCGCACGGATCTCGAGCTCGGCTGGAGCTCACGATCGTTTCGGCTCGGTTGAGGGTTGACGTCTCTGAAAGTCATCAAACAGCTCAAAAACTTGCCAT contains:
- the xni gene encoding flap endonuclease Xni — encoded protein: MIHFLVVDALNLIRRIYAATPDDDASAHFDSALDACRQSLGRALKEFTPSHAVAVFDGEGPTWRHERYDEYKAGRKPMPEPLRSGLTRYRSAFSELGVASVDKPCIEADDVMATLAEKIAAHQGQATILSTDTAFCQLVSDRIRVWDHFNRRPLDAGYIAKKFLVRPEQLVDLWALAGSSTTHIPGVPGVGIKTAARLVTEHGDLDRVLGAAPRIGGRLGQNLREHADRARLSRELARLRTDLELGWSSRSFRLG